In Streptomyces pluripotens, the genomic window CCGGGACGGCGTCGTCGTGCTGGATGTGCGTCGCGCCTCCGAACGGTCGGCCGGCTTCATCGAAGGCTCGGTGCACATCCCCGTCCACGCGCTGCCCCGCCGCATCCACGAGGTGCCCGAAGGACAGGTGTGGGTCCACTGCGCCGGCGGCATGCGCGCCGCCATCGCCGCCTCCCTGCTGGACGCCGCGGGCCGCGACGTGGTCGCCGTGGACGACTCCTTCGACGCGGTCGGTCAGGCGGGGCTCGCCGTCCGGACCGACTGACAGCACACGCCCCGCGAACCCCGCGAACCCCGCGAACCCCGCGAACCCCGCGAACCCCGCGAACCCCGCGGACGCCGCGGACGCCGCGGACGCCGCGAGTTCCGCGCCGTGACCTCGCGCGCTGCGAGAACCGCAACACCTCCGCGAACTGCGAGAACTCCGAGAACTCCGAGAAGACGAACAGGAAGGAGAACCCCGATGAGCCTCTTCCGGCGCAGCAGGACCGGCTCCGAACGGGTGACCGCGCAGGATGCCGCGGCCCGCACCGGGCATGGCGGCGACGCCACGCTGCTCGACGTGCGTGAGCCCTATGAGTGGCAGGCGGGGCACGCTCCCGACGCCGTGCACGTACCCCTGTCGGCTCTGGCCGCGGGCGCCGGGCTGCCCGGCACAGCGCAGGCGCGGCCCGTAGTGGTGATCTGCCGCTCGGGCAACCGTTCCCGGCGGGCAGCCCGACTGCTGCAGGCCAGGGGCGTCGAAGCCGTCGACGTCATCGGTGGCATGCAGGACTGGGCCGCCGCCGGACTCCCGGTCGTCGACGCACGCGGCAGGAACGGATCCGTCGCGTGAGCGCTGTGATACTCGCCCTGCTCGCCGGTGCCGTCATCGGGCTGGCACTCGGCGGGCTCGGCGGCGGCGGCAGTGTCCTGGCCGTGCCCGCCCTGATCTACCTGCTGGGTTTCACCCCGGTCGCGGCCACCACCGCGAGCCTGGTCATCGTCACCGTCACCTCCGCGACAGCACTGTCCGCGCACGCCCGCGACGGTAACGTCCGTTGGCGTGCAGGGCTGCTGTTCGCGGCGGCGGGAATCGGTCCGGCGATGCTCGGCAGCGCGCTCGCCGGGCAACTGCCGGCGGCTTGGCTCACCGTGGCCTTCGCCCTGCTCGCGGGTGCTGCCTCGATACGCATGCTCCGACCCCGCCCAACGGCCGGCCCTGCCGCGCCGGTGCGGCCGGGCCGGGCGGCGGCGGCCGGCGCCGGACTGGGCGCGGTCACCGGCGTCCTCGGTGTCGGTGGTGGCTTCCTCGCCGTCCCCGCGCTGGTCAACGTCCTCGGTATGCGCATACGGGAAGCAGTGGGCACCAGCCTGCTGGTGATCACCGTCAACTCGGTGGCCGCCCTGGCCATGCGTGCCGGTACGGCCGACGGCCTGAACTGGGCCCTGATAGGCCCGTTCGCCGGTGCGGCGATCCTGGGCGCGTGGGACGGCAAGCGCCTGTCGGCGAAGCTGTCCGGGCAGACGCTGCAGCGGGTCTTCGCTCTGGTCCTCCTGGCGGTGGCCGGCTTCATGCTGGTCGACACGGTGGCCTGATGGACGCCCGAGCACCAGAAGCCGCGGTGAACACCCGAATGCCGCGAGCCACCGTCAGCATCCGGGAGCCGGAGGTCCGCCCGGCCCTCCGGGCGCCGGGGGCCGGGCCGAACGCCCGGCTCCCGCACCCCGGCCCCGTGCGGGTCCTCACGCCAACGACAGGAACAACTTCTCCAGCCGGGCGCGCATCTCTTCGGTGTCCTCGCCGTTCTTCCGGCCGGACTCGATGTCCGCCACACACTGCTGCAGACCGGTGGCGATGATCGCGAAACCGGCGCGGTCCAGCGCCCGCGAGGCGGCGGCCAGCTGTGTGACGACGTCCTCGCAGTCCCGGCCTTCCTCGATCATCCGGATCACCCCGGAGATCTGGCCCTGCGCCCGCCGAAGCCGGTTCAGCACGGCTTTCAGGGACTCACCCTCAAGCTCCAGTTCCACGATCACTCCTCGAGAAATACCCCTAGGGGTACTGTACGTCCCAGTTCGGGATGACGGCGACCATTAAGGATCACTTCTGTCATGACCCCCCACCCGACCCCCATCGCATTCGAAACCGATCAGGCTCGCGAACGACTGCACGAATTCACCGTGGTCGACGTGCGCACCCCCGGTGAGTATGCCTCCGGCCACCTGCCCGGGGCCCTCAACATCCCCCTGGACCAGATTCGGCGAGCCCTGCCCGAGCTCCAGCACGCGGCCGATCACGGCGGCCTCCTCGTCGTGTGCGCCTCCGGAGCCCGCTCGGAGAACGCCTGCAAGCTCCTGAGGGAGCAGGGCATTCCGGCGGCCACCCTCGTCGGCGGCACGGGCGCCTGGGCCGCTCAGGGGCACGACCTGCACCAGCCCGCCGCCTGTGACACACGCGCCCGCTGGAGCATGGAGCGGCAGGTGCGCTTCACCGCGGGGGCGGTGGTGCTCCTGGGGCTGCTCCTCGGCTTCCTGGTGCACCCGGCCTTCCAGATCCTCTCGGCCGGCATCGCAGGCGGCCTCGTCTTCTCCGCGGTCACCGACACCTGCGGCATGGCGGCCATGTTGGGCAAGCTGCCCCACAACCGGCCCCGCGCCGCCGACCTCGACGCCACGCTCGCCGCGCTGCGCAGCCGCTGAGACCGACGGAACCGGGGCCTGCACGCATAGCGCGTGCAGGCCCCGGTTTCTGTGGGCCCTCAGCCCTGTTCCGCCGCGCCCTCGGCAGCCCGCCGACGCAGGTCACCCATGTCGACGGACCGGATCTCGGCGATCAGCTCCTCCAGGGCCTGCGGCGGCAGCGCGCCCGGCTGGGCGTACAGAACGGTCCGCTCCCGGACAGCCATGAGGGTGGGGATGGAGGAGATCCGGAAGGCGGCAGCGAGTTCGGGCTGCGCCTCGGTGTCGACCTTGCCGAAGACGATGCCCGGATGCCGCTGGGCGGCCTGCTCGTAGACCGGCCCGAACATCCGGCACGGACCGCACCAGGCGGCCCAGAAGTCGATCAACACGATGTCGGAGCCGGTGAGAGTCTCCTCGAAGTTCTCTTTGGTCAGTTCGACGGTCGCCATGGCGTCCCACTCTCCTCTCAGATACCCCACGGGGTATCTGAGACAACCGGCGCGGGGCCGGGTTTGTTCCGGGCCGGCAGGCAGGCAGGGGACCCGAGTACACGCGGACCGAGTACACGCGGACCGAGTACACGCGGACCGAGTACACGGGTTCCCGGAGCGACCCGCACGGGCCCTCGACGCGACCGGCGCGGGGAACGCATCACGCCAGCTCGATGTCGATCTCGGGTGGCCGGCTGAGCGTGTTGTGGACGGTGCAGTGCGAGGCGACGGCAAGCAGGGCGGTACGACGCTGCTCAGTGAGCCCCGGCGGCGGGACGACCACGATGCGCACGGAGGCGACGCGGGCCGGGCGGTCGGTGGCCATGACGAACTCGGCCCGCACCTGCAGCCCGGAGCGGGACAGACCGTGGCGGATCAGGTAGCGGCCGGCGTAGAAGGCGACGCAGGTGGCCAGAGAAGCCGCGAACAGTTCGGTGGGCGTCGGTGCGGTGTCCGCGCCGCCCGCTTCGGCGGGCTGGTCGACCTGCATCCGGTGACCGCGGACGTCGATGGCGTAGGCATCACCATCGACGTGGGTGACGTCGAGCGTGTGTACGGCGGTGTCCTGCGGCCGGGTCACGTTGATGGTGTGCGGTGCGGTGCCGGTCATGGCCGGACCCCTTCCGTAAGCGGCTTCCGTTTCCGGTTCCCAGTCGACTGCGGTCCATCTGCCGGATCGAGAGGCCGAGGGGGTGGTCCGCAGGTCCGATAGGCCCCTCGTGCTCCACGGCCCGGTTCCACCGCGCGCGCCCGGCCGGCCGAGGGCACCGTCGAGCCCGGGAAGCGGAACGACGAGGACGGGAGCGGCAAGCCGGGACCGGGGAGCCGGGAGCAAGAGGCCGGCACCGGGACACCGGCACCGGAACGCCGGAGCCGAGTTGGTCAGACGAGGCCGAAAGACCAGGTCGGCAGGACGGCGCCGGGAAGACCGCGTCAGGAGGACGGGGAACCGCCCTGCGGCCGGGCGCCGCCGGCAGGGTTCTCGACCGCACCGACCCGCTCAAGGAGCAGATGGGCCAGGCCGCGGGCCTCTTCCGGGGTGAGCGCCGCCCAGACTCCCGGGTCGCCGCCGCGGTCCTCCCCCACGTCCAGGGCGATCCTGCTGACCGGCCGGTCCGGACGGCCGAGCCGCAGGCACCGGACCGCGATCCGACGTCCGCACGTGGTCACGAGGGAGTCCTCGTCAGTGTGGCTCTCCTCGCCCCCGCGGAGCCGGTCGTCTCCTGCCGTCGCCATCGGTCTCACGCTCCTCCGCCCGTCGTCCCCTGCCGTCCCAGCGAATCGCCGCCCCTGAGACCCACCTACCCGTCGGGGCACCAGAAGCAGCGCATCACGCACCGGAAATGTTCCCGTCCACCCACCGGAAAGCAGGCGCCCGGATCACCCGCTCCCGGGTCACACCGGGTCCGTGCGGGGGCTCAGCCACGCCGACACGACCGCGACGGCCGAGGCCGACACCAGGATGACGGCGGCCCAATGGGCCCCGGTCCGCACCCCTGCACCCCCCGCCAGATGCAACGCGAGGGTCACCAGGGCGACTCCGAGCGCCGTCCCCAGACCACGCGTCATGTTGACCAGGCCACCGCCCGTACCGGAGGACCGGGCGGGTATCGCACCCATGATCATGGCGTTGTTGGCCGGCGTGAACGTCCCCAGGCCGAGCCCCGCACCCGCCAGCACCGGCACCAGCCAGACGGTGGTCAGCGGGACGACCAGCAGGGCGGCCAGGGCGAGAGCGAAAACGGCGGCCCCGGCCAGACATCGCCCGCGGTCCGAGAGGCGGCGCGGCAGCAACCGGTCCCCGCCGGCCGCGGCCAACCCGAACCCGGCCGGCAACGCCGTCAGCACCAGCCCGGCGGTCAGCTCGGAGCTGCCCTGCGCGGAGAGCACGACCGGCACCAGCACCAGCGGCCCGAACAGCACCAGGTAGCCACTCAGCGCCCCGACCAGCCCGAACGCCACCGCCCGGGTGCGCAGCAGGGCCAGATCCAGCAACGGGGCGACGGCCCGTCGCTGCCGCCGCACGAAACCCCGGCCGGCCCAGGCCGCCACCGCGAACAGCAGCGCCACACCCCAGCCGGGCACGGCCAGCCCGGAGGCGGCGGACACACCCAGCAGAGCACTGGTGGTCGCCACGGAAAGCAACCCCAGGCCAACCCAGTCGAAGCACGCGACCTCCGTCCGGGCCCGGGTGCGCGGCAGCAGATAGTGCCCGCCCACCAGTGCCACCACACCGACCGGGACGTTCACCCAGAACACCCACCGCCAGTCCAGCGCGGACACCAAGACCCCGCCGACGGTCGGACCCAGCGCCAGTCCGAGCGCCTGGGCGGCGGCCTGCACGCCGAGCGCGCTGCGCATCCGCTCACGCGGGGCACTGGTGGTCACCAGAGCCACGCTGTTGGCCTGCATCATGGCCGCCCCGGCCGCCTGGACCACACGGAACACCACGAGCACCGCCAGCGAGGGAGCGAAGCCGCAAGCGGCGGAGGCCAGTGTGAAGACGGCGAATCCGTACAGGTACAGCAGCTTGCGGCCGTGGGCGTCGGCCAGCCGGCCGGCCGGCACCAGCAGCGCCACCAGGGTCAGCAGGTACGCCAGCGACACCCACTCCACGGCGGCCAGGCGGGCGTGGAACCCGGTGCGCAGGCTGCCGTAGGTCAGCGTCACGATGCTGGCGTCCAGCTGCCCCATGAACGCGCCGAAGCACACCGTCCCCACGGCCAGCCACCAGCCGTTCGGCCGGGACCGGATCGCCTCGGGGCGGGGCCGCTCCGCGGTGAGCAGGGTGGACCAGCGGCTCCTGGACCCGTGCGGACTCATGCGGTTGGCCATGACCCACACATTACATCGGTAACCGAAATGTTTTGCCAGCGTCCTATCCGGAGCGGTGATCCCGCACCGGCCGCATCCGGCCCGGGGATCTAGGCTTCCTCCCGTAGGAGATCCGCTTCGTCTGCGCGGTCTGTGGCGTCAAGAGGGAAGTCCCGTTGAACTTCTGGTCGATCTATCAGCACGGCTTCGCGCGCGTCGCCGCGTGCACGGGCCACACCGTCATCGCCGACCCGCACGCCAACGCCGAAGCGGTCCTGCGCCAGGCGCGGCAGTGCGCGCAGGACGGGGTCGCCGTCGCCGTCTTCCCCGAGCTGGGCCTGTGCGGCTACTCGATCGAGGACCTGCTGCTGCAGGACGCGCTGCTGGACGAGGTCGAACGGGCGGTCCGGTCGGTGGCGGCCGGGTCGGCGGAGCTGCTGCCGGTGCTGGTCGTCGGAGCCCCGCTGCGCCACCGCAACCGGATCTACAACTGCGCGGTGATCGTGCACCACGGTCGCGTCCTCGGCGTCGTACCCAAGTCGTACCCACCGAACTACCGCGAGTTCTACGAGCGCCGGCAGATCGCCTCGGGCGACGACGAGCGTGGCGGGACCATCCGGATCTGCGGCGAGACCGTACCGTTCGGCGTGGACCTGCTCTTCGAGGCGGCGGACGTGCCCGGACTCGTGCTGCACGCGGAGGTGTGCGAGGACATGTGGGTCCCGGTGCCGCCGAGCGCCGAGGCGGCACTGGCCGGCGCGACCATCCTCGCCAACCTCTCCGGCAGCCCGATCACGGTCGGACGGGCCGAGGACCGCAGGCTGATGTGCCGTTCGGGATCCTCCCGCTGCCTCGCCGCCTACGTCTACGCGGCGGCCGGCCTCGGCGAGTCGACCACCGACCTGTCCTGGGACGGACAGACCATGATCTACGAGAACGGTGCGCTGCTGGCCGAGAGCGAGCGCTTCCCGCTCGGCGACCAGTACGCGGTGGCCGACGTCGATCTGGACCTGCTGCGGCAGGAGCGGCAGCGGGTGGGCTCGTTCGACGACAACCGCCGTACCCACGGAGCACGCACCGGCGATTTCCGGACGGTCTCCTTCGCACTCGACCCGCCCACCACCGACCTGGGACTGCGCCGCCGTGTCGAACGCTTCCCGTTCGTGCCCGCCGACCCCGACCGGCTCGCCCTGGACTGCTACGAGGCCTACAACATCCAGGTCGCCGGGCTGCAGCAGCGGCTGGCGGCGATCGGCGACCCGAAGGTGGTCATCGGCGTCTCCGGCGGCCTCGACTCCACGCACGCGCTGATCGTCGCCGCCCGGGCCATGGACCGCGCCGGACGGCCGCGCAGTGACATCCTGGCCTTCACCCTGCCCGGCTTCGCCACCAGCGACCACACCAAGGACAACGCCCACCGGCTGATGCGCGCGCTCGGCGTCACCCCGGCGGAGCTGGACATCACGCCGACCGCGCAGCTGATGCTGCAGGAGATCGGGCACCCGTTCGCCGCCGGTGAGCCGGTGTACGACGTCACCTTCGAGAACGTCCAGGCCGGCCTGCGCACCGACTACCTGTTCCGGCTGGCGAACCAGCGCGGCGGCATCGTGCTCGGCACCGGCGACCTCTCGGAGCTGGCACTCGGCTGGTCCACGTACGGCGTCGGCGACCAGATGAGCCACTACAACGTGAACTCCGGAGTACCGAAGACGCTGATCCAGCACCTGATCCGCTGGGTCATCGGCAGCGGCCAGTTCGACGAGGAGACCGGCCGGATCCTGGTCGCCATCCTGGACACCGAGATCAGTCCCGAGCTGGTGCCGGGCGAGGAGCTCCAGTCCACCGAGTCGAAGATCGGCCCGTACGCACTGCACGACTTCACGCTCTTCCACGTGCTGCGCTACGGCTTTCGGCCGTCGAAGATCGCCTTCCTGGCCTGGCACGCCTGGCACGCCCCGGACACGGGCGCCTGGCCGCCCGGGTTCCCCGAGGCGAAGCGGGTCGCCTACGACCTGGCGGAGATCCGGCACTGGCTGGAGGTCTTCTGCCGTCGATTCTTCGCGTTCTCGCAGTTCAAGCGCTCGGCCATGCCCAACGGCCCGAAGGTCTCGGCCGGCGGTTCGCTCTCGCCGCGCGGCGACTGGCGAGCCCCCTCCGACGGCAACGCCCGGGCCTGGCTGCGGGACCTGGAGCGCTTCGGTCCCGACGGCGCGGACACCGCACCCTAGCCGCCGCGTCCACCGCGCCCGACAGCCGACAACCGACACGATCCGTGCCCTTGACAGCGGCCTGGACCGGTGAGGCCGCGTCCGGTGTGGCGCCGGCGCCCGCTCGGCTCACGCCTTCGCGAGCGCCAGTGCGTGGATGATGCGCGCCAGGTCGTCGGGGGCCGCGGCCAGGCGGACCGGCGTGCCGGCGTCGTCCAGTTCGGCGACGTGCCAGTCACCGGGAACGCCGTCGCCGTCGGCACCCCGGGCACGCCGTACGTTCTTCACCGTGAGCCGCTCCACCGGAACCGACTTCGCCCCGAACCGGCCCGGCCCCGGGTGGGGTGTCACTGCGGGCCCCTCGTTGCCGAGGACGATGTGGGTGCCGAAGCCATAGGGGTTGTAGTCGGTGTCCTCCAGGAAACGGGCGGCCAGGAACACGTCACCGTCCGCCGCGTCCTCCGCTTCCGGCCGCCGGGTCGGCGCGGACTCGCCCGGCACGCGGATCCGGGTGACGTGCCAGGCCCAGGTCAACAGGCCGGCGGTGACCAGCGAGCCGACGGCCCACCAGGTGATCGTCTGTGCGGAGCCCAGCGGGGTCGTGGGGTGCAGGTAGCACAGCGGCAGCAGCCAGACGGCGGTGCCGGCGAGGACACCCGTGAACGGCAGGGCCGACGGCAGCCGCTCGTCGTCGGGCAGTCGGCGCCCGCGCAACCGCCGCAGCACCTGGGCCCCGGGAAGCCCCGCGAGCAGGACCAGACCCGCCGCGAAGACGGCCAAGCTCCCCCCGGTGATGACGTGCCCCGTCCAGACGTAGCGCTCTCCGGCGACCTTCATCACCTCGCCCCGGAAGACGGTCAGCTCGACCCGGTCACCGGCCCGGAACGCCTCGGCGGCCTCACGGGACACGGCCAGCCGGTCCGAGGGCCCGCCGCCGGCGAAGTACAGCCAGCTCTGCCGCTTCGGCAGGTGCGGCTCGGTCCGTGTGATCACCGCCGGTACGGTGCGCAGACAGGGCCGGGCCCCGGTCGGCTGCAGCCCGGCCGCACACGGCTGCGCCACCTGGTACTGCCGCTCGTACGCCGAGGCACCCGGCACCGCGAACGCGACCGCACCCGCAGCCGCGAGCAGCAGCAGGGACGCGCACAGCCGGCTCACCCAGCCGCTGCCCGCCGCGTCATCGGTGACGACGCGGAGCCGGCCCGGCTCCGTACCGCCGTGGCGGCGGTGGACCTCGCGCAGGCCGGACAGCTGCGTGGCGAAGTGTTCGTCGCCCGGCGTCGAGCTCGCCGGCTGCGGCAGCGTCCGCCTGCGCCCGTCCCGCATCGCCAGGACGACCCGGCGGGTCTCACCGCCCCGGGGCAGGGTCTTCACACGGACGAGCAGTTCCGCGATGTCATGCCACGGCACGCTGCGGCGGCGCAGCAGTGTCCAGGAGTGCACGCCGTACGCGTCGGCAGCCACCCGGGCGGTCACCTGGTACAACGCCACGGCACCCACCACCACCGCCACCAAACCGACGAGCCCCCACCAGGCAGGAAGACCGCCCCGGTACCCGAACGCCGCCCCGGCGGTGAGCGCCCCGGCCACCCCGAGTCCCACGACGAACCAGAGGCTGCGCTTCGAGCGGGGACGGCAGACATATTCCGAGGCGTTCATGACCGCAATGGTGACAACACGCGCACCGCAGTTCCTGTGCCGGTTACGGCAATGTGGGGGACTCGTCGCTGCCGTGTTCCGACCTCCGCGCTCAGTTGTTCCAGGTCTCGTCGTACGGGTCGTGCGGCACCGGAACCGGTCTGGCCGACGTGACCTTCAGGTAGGGGATGGGCCCGTTGTTGACCGGATCGTGGGCGACCCCTGTGGCGTACCTGCCCGTCACCTCCAGCCAGGCGTCCGGGCGCAGTACCGGCGGCAGCTCGCCGGTCAGGGCGATCTTCACCGGCTGGGCGTCCGCGGCGCAGCAGTTGAGGGCCATGCGGACCAGGTACGGCGAGCCGGCGTGGTCCAGGGCGAGGAAACCGGTGACGCGGACGGCGCGGCCGTGCAGTGAGCGACCGTGGCCGTAGGCGGCGCGGGAAGCGTAGTCGACCACGGACAGCGGGACCGGATCACCGGCGGGCAATAGCCCGTAGCCGTACGGCCTCTGCAGGGCCGTGCCGGTGCGCACCGCGCTGTAGGAGCCGAGGGCTGGCGGGGCGACGAGGATGAGGGCGAGCAGCGGCAGCAGCAGGAGCCAGGAAATGCGTGGTTCGGGGTGTTCAGCGGTGTGGCGGGAGCTGCGGTGGCGCCGGCGCTCGTACCAGGCCGTCGCCAGCGCCGCCACGACCAGGACCGCTCCCGAGGCCAGCAGCAGTGGGCGGAGGCCCGCCTTGACGTAGCGCAGATAGAGGCCGGTGGTGCCGGCGTGCAGCAGGGCGGCGCCGAGCAGGAACAGGACGGCGGCCTGGGCCTGGCGGTTCACAGCAGTACCACACCCGTCAGGACGGCGCCCGCCACGGCCAGCACGAAGGTCGCCGGGGCGAAGCGGAGCGCGAAGGCGCGGCCGAAGGTGCCGGCCTGCATCGCGAAGAGCTTGAGGTCGATCATCGGGCCCACCACCAGGAACACCAGCTTGGCCGTCGGGGAGAACTGGGTGAGGGAAGCGGCGACGAACGCGTCCGCCTCCGAGCAGATGGACAGGAGGACGGCCAGGACGGCGAGGGCCAGGACGGAGAACAGCGGACTGCCGGCCGCCGTGCGCAGCCAGTCCGGTGGGGTCACCGCCTTCAGCGTGGCCGCGGCCATCGCGCCGAGCACCAGGAAGCCGCCGGCGTGCATGATGTCGTGCCGGACCGAGTTCCAGAACGTCTCCCCCCTGGTCGCGCCCTCGTGTGCACCGTGGGCCGGTGGGCGCAGCCAGTCCGTACGGCCCAGGCGGTGCCACAACCAGCCCATCGCGCACGCCACCAGCAGGCTCGCCAGGAACCGGGCCAGGACCATCTCCGGGTTCCGGGGGAAGGCGACGGCGGTCGCGGTCAGCACGATCGGGTTGATCGCGGGAGCGGACAGCAGGAACGCGAGGGCCGCCGCGGGGGTGACGCCCCGGCGGACCAGAGCGCCCGCCACCGGCACCGACGCGCACTCGCAGCCCGGCAGCACCGCACCCGCGACCCCTGCCACGGGAACGGCCAGGGCAGGGCGGCGCGGGAGGGCGCGCGCGAAGAACGACGGGGGCACGAACACCGCGATCGCCGCCGAGAGCAGCACGCCCAGCACCAGGAACGGCAGCGCCTGGACGGTCACCGCCACGAACACCGTCGTCCAGCTCTGCATCCGCGGGGTAGCGAGGAGCCCGCGGATCGGGGACTGGGCGAGCACCGCCAGCAGGAGCGTCAGGGTCAGCACCAAGGGGGAACTGAGCCGCCGGTCCTCCTTGCCCGGCCGGCCGCCGCGTGGGTGTGCCGGGCCGTGCGTGCTGGCGCCGGGCGAGGCGTCTTCGGTGACGGTCACGGGTGCGTACCTCCGGCTGGTGTTCTGCCTGCCTTCTCAGTACGCCCGTTCCCGTGTCGCCGTTCAGGCCCGATGGCGCAGCCTTGCCTACCCCGCCGGGCAGGCGGTCCGCGCGGCCAGGTGCCGCTGCGCGAAGTCCAGCTCCAGTCTCACCTGCTTGATCCGCTCATCCACCACCAGTGAGCCGTGCCCGGCGTCGTACCGGTACACCTCGTGGACCGCGCCCCGGGCCTCCAGGCGCTTGACGTAGTTGTCGACCTGGCGGATGGGGCACCGCGGGTCGTTGACGCCCGCCGAGATGTGCACGGGGGCCTCGACCCGGTCGACGTAGGTCAGTGGGGAGGATGCCTCGAAGTGCTCGGGGACCTCCTCCGGGGTGCCGCCCAGCAGCGTGCGGTCCATGGCCTTCAGGGACTCCATCTCGTCGTGGTACGCGGTGACGTAGTCCGCGACCGGGACCACCGCGATGCCCACCGTCCACGCCTCGGGCTGGGTGCCGAGGCCGAGCAGGGTGAGGTAGCCGCCCCAGGAGGCGCCGGTGAGGATCAGCCGGTCCGGGTCGGCGAGGCCGGAGGAGACCGCCCAGTCGCGCACCGCGGCCACGTCCTCCAGTTCGATCAGGCCGACCCGGTGCTTGAGGGCGTCCGTCCAGGCCCGGCCGTATCCGGTGGAGCCGCGGTAGTTGACGCGGACCACGGCGTAGCCGTGGTCGACCCAGGCGGCCG contains:
- a CDS encoding permease, translating into MTVTEDASPGASTHGPAHPRGGRPGKEDRRLSSPLVLTLTLLLAVLAQSPIRGLLATPRMQSWTTVFVAVTVQALPFLVLGVLLSAAIAVFVPPSFFARALPRRPALAVPVAGVAGAVLPGCECASVPVAGALVRRGVTPAAALAFLLSAPAINPIVLTATAVAFPRNPEMVLARFLASLLVACAMGWLWHRLGRTDWLRPPAHGAHEGATRGETFWNSVRHDIMHAGGFLVLGAMAAATLKAVTPPDWLRTAAGSPLFSVLALAVLAVLLSICSEADAFVAASLTQFSPTAKLVFLVVGPMIDLKLFAMQAGTFGRAFALRFAPATFVLAVAGAVLTGVVLL